Proteins from a genomic interval of Paenibacillus lentus:
- a CDS encoding ABC transporter substrate-binding protein codes for MKRLNWLSMTAMVVLMALVVSACGGNGGGNNAGTSNSSDGASTSGEAIKISLLNSKGEIQTQLEEAAKTFQEDNPNITLEIMAAPAGTSPFERASTLYASGNPPTMMMLDTGDVEKFKDRILDLSGEKWNADAVENATKLTTFDGKNYGFPLAIEGYGFIYNKAVLDEAVGGSFDPSTIKTRDDLENLFKQIEATGKKALIISPMDWSLGAHFLPLAYAGQDRDMAEVDKFIDSLKAGTEDLSGNAVLNGLLDTFDMMKNYNIDKKSPLAGVYERGPEVLGKGEVGIWFQGNWAWPQIHDFDTANGEYGFLPVPISNNPDDFGNQEISSAVSKRIILDKEKSTPEQQEAAKKFLNWLVYEEKGQDFLVNQASIIPAFKNITLPAADPLGQSIQYYIAEGKSQESMSTLPADHWAKLGASMQKYLGDAGDRATLIKEIEEYWTSVK; via the coding sequence ATGAAGCGATTGAATTGGTTAAGCATGACGGCGATGGTTGTACTTATGGCACTGGTTGTATCAGCGTGTGGAGGGAATGGCGGAGGCAATAATGCAGGAACGTCAAATTCCTCAGATGGAGCCAGCACTTCAGGTGAAGCAATCAAAATTTCGCTATTGAACTCAAAAGGCGAAATTCAGACGCAGCTTGAAGAAGCGGCGAAGACGTTTCAGGAGGATAACCCGAATATTACTCTAGAAATTATGGCTGCACCTGCTGGAACCTCTCCTTTCGAAAGGGCTTCCACTTTGTATGCCTCTGGAAATCCGCCAACGATGATGATGCTTGATACCGGAGACGTAGAGAAGTTTAAGGATCGGATTCTTGATTTGAGCGGCGAAAAGTGGAATGCGGATGCTGTCGAGAACGCGACAAAATTGACGACATTCGACGGTAAGAACTATGGCTTCCCGCTAGCAATCGAAGGCTATGGCTTCATTTACAACAAAGCCGTCCTAGATGAAGCGGTTGGCGGCAGCTTTGATCCATCGACGATTAAGACTAGAGACGACCTGGAGAATTTGTTCAAGCAAATTGAAGCGACAGGCAAAAAGGCGCTGATCATTTCTCCGATGGATTGGTCGCTCGGAGCACATTTCCTGCCATTGGCTTATGCAGGTCAAGACAGGGACATGGCCGAGGTGGACAAATTTATAGATTCGCTGAAGGCTGGCACAGAGGACTTATCGGGTAATGCCGTGCTGAATGGCCTCTTGGATACGTTTGATATGATGAAAAATTACAATATCGACAAGAAGTCTCCATTAGCAGGAGTATATGAGCGCGGACCTGAGGTTCTCGGTAAAGGTGAAGTTGGTATTTGGTTCCAGGGCAACTGGGCATGGCCGCAGATTCATGATTTCGATACGGCAAACGGAGAATATGGCTTCCTTCCAGTACCGATTAGCAACAATCCGGACGATTTCGGTAACCAGGAAATTTCATCGGCTGTTTCCAAGCGGATTATCCTAGATAAAGAGAAGAGTACGCCTGAACAGCAGGAGGCCGCTAAGAAGTTCCTGAATTGGCTTGTATATGAAGAGAAAGGCCAGGATTTCCTAGTTAACCAAGCGAGCATCATTCCAGCGTTCAAGAATATCACACTTCCAGCTGCTGATCCGCTTGGCCAGTCCATTCAGTATTACATTGCCGAGGGCAAATCCCAAGAGTCGATGAGTACGCTTCCAGCAGATCACTGGGCAAAACTCGGAGCATCGATGCAGAAATATTTAGGGGATGCTGGCGATCGGGCTACACTGATTAAAGAAATCGAAGAGTACTGGACAAGCGTGAAGTAA
- a CDS encoding LacI family DNA-binding transcriptional regulator, whose protein sequence is MATIHDVALKAGVSVTTVSRVMNNRGYISEATRTKVYAAMDELGYQPNEIARSLLRKQSNILGLIVPSVSHPFFSELADRIEYYAYQKGYKVLLCNSQLDPVKERDYIEMLKRNRVDGIMMGSHTLEVDDFMSLRSPIITFDRQIREDIPYISSDNYEGGRLATERLVSQGCRKIAHICGNLQLDLLANRRTDAFRDVVQRHGVAHLIIQTDMNVFDQARYEQLLRELLVAHPDIDGIFATSDIIGAFALKECELAGKRVPEDVKIIGYDDVNAARWLSPELTTIRQPIDDFGKLAVELLSKQVEGETVEIRNALPVELVIRGTA, encoded by the coding sequence ATGGCAACGATTCATGATGTGGCATTAAAGGCCGGGGTATCCGTCACGACGGTATCCCGCGTAATGAATAATCGGGGTTATATCAGTGAAGCTACGCGCACCAAGGTATATGCGGCTATGGACGAACTGGGGTACCAGCCCAATGAGATTGCTCGCTCCCTGCTTCGCAAGCAGTCGAACATATTAGGCCTCATTGTTCCTAGTGTGTCTCATCCGTTTTTTAGCGAACTGGCGGATCGCATAGAATATTACGCTTATCAGAAAGGGTATAAGGTGCTGTTGTGCAACTCGCAGCTTGATCCCGTGAAGGAGCGGGACTATATCGAAATGCTGAAGCGCAATCGCGTCGATGGGATTATGATGGGGAGTCACACCTTGGAGGTAGATGATTTCATGAGCCTTCGTTCGCCGATTATTACATTTGACCGGCAGATCAGAGAGGATATCCCTTACATCAGCTCAGACAATTACGAGGGGGGCAGACTAGCTACGGAAAGGTTAGTCAGCCAAGGCTGCCGCAAGATCGCCCATATTTGCGGTAATTTACAGCTCGATCTGCTGGCAAATCGCAGAACGGATGCGTTTCGTGATGTTGTTCAGCGGCATGGCGTCGCCCATCTCATTATTCAGACGGATATGAACGTATTTGACCAAGCGCGTTATGAGCAGCTGCTGCGTGAGCTGCTGGTCGCGCATCCGGACATTGACGGCATATTTGCGACAAGCGATATTATCGGCGCATTTGCATTGAAAGAATGCGAGCTGGCAGGGAAGCGAGTGCCAGAGGACGTCAAAATCATCGGCTATGATGATGTAAACGCGGCTCGTTGGCTATCACCGGAGTTGACCACTATTCGCCAGCCGATTGATGACTTTGGCAAGCTGGCTGTCGAACTGCTTAGTAAGCAGGTGGAAGGTGAAACCGTTGAAATTAGAAACGCTTTGCCTGTGGAGCTAGTTATACGGGGTACAGCTTAA
- a CDS encoding MFS transporter: MRVQAHKLFYTVGFLQFFMSEITGTTLILFLLAKGLSLQTANFLLVIFFVSIFLFEIPTGAIADKYGRKISIILGLVCFLIYSILFMQSERMEVLVVAQIFGGLAICLQSGSLESWAVENSHQPMEVLFTTVNSIQYIAGFICGLLGAFLAMYSYSLPWLASILSTLLAILLCVFYMHENKRGFARIKSRNIFAIIRESVGISLQNKSIWIIFIIGLFISFSNSAGNTFQQPRLVGLSEQGVWIMGIIKAAYSLCMTLGSYIVRKLSKNNSDIRVLMYACGMIGVWLIFAGSLNTFYPVLMTFLIYEVGRGMYPAAKQIYLNKRISDEYRSTLLSFDSAVSQLGVCIGLIVTGIIGRNFTDLTSDQTPIQISWILCGAVALVPVLLLAITARRRQHE; this comes from the coding sequence TTGCGGGTTCAAGCTCATAAATTATTTTATACGGTGGGGTTCCTTCAGTTTTTCATGAGTGAGATTACGGGCACCACGTTAATTTTATTTCTCCTGGCCAAGGGGCTGTCGCTACAAACCGCAAATTTTTTGCTTGTTATTTTTTTTGTTAGCATTTTTCTGTTTGAAATTCCGACGGGCGCTATAGCCGATAAATATGGCCGTAAGATCTCTATCATTCTAGGGCTCGTCTGCTTTCTCATATACAGCATTTTATTTATGCAATCGGAGCGGATGGAAGTGCTGGTTGTTGCCCAAATATTTGGCGGTTTGGCGATATGTCTGCAATCGGGTTCACTGGAGTCATGGGCCGTGGAGAATAGTCATCAGCCGATGGAGGTTCTATTTACGACGGTGAATAGTATCCAGTATATTGCTGGATTTATTTGCGGTTTATTGGGGGCGTTTCTCGCTATGTATAGTTACTCCCTCCCCTGGCTCGCCAGTATTCTATCTACTTTGTTAGCAATCTTGTTATGTGTCTTCTATATGCATGAGAATAAAAGAGGATTTGCTCGAATCAAGAGTAGAAATATATTCGCCATCATTCGGGAAAGTGTCGGAATTAGTCTGCAAAACAAGTCGATATGGATCATTTTTATAATCGGACTGTTTATCAGCTTCTCCAATTCTGCGGGCAATACCTTTCAACAGCCTCGACTTGTAGGGCTCTCTGAACAGGGAGTTTGGATTATGGGCATCATCAAGGCAGCTTATTCCCTTTGTATGACATTGGGCAGTTACATCGTACGAAAGTTGAGCAAGAACAATAGCGACATTAGAGTGCTTATGTATGCTTGCGGGATGATCGGCGTTTGGCTTATTTTTGCGGGCTCTCTCAATACGTTTTATCCGGTGCTGATGACTTTCTTGATTTATGAGGTGGGTCGGGGAATGTACCCGGCGGCGAAGCAAATTTACTTGAACAAAAGAATTTCTGATGAGTATCGTTCCACCCTATTATCTTTTGACTCAGCAGTTTCTCAGCTTGGGGTATGCATTGGCCTGATTGTCACCGGGATCATCGGCCGGAATTTTACGGATTTGACATCCGATCAGACCCCGATTCAAATATCCTGGATACTATGCGGCGCGGTCGCCTTAGTTCCGGTTCTACTGCTTGCTATTACAGCCAGACGCAGACAGCATGAATGA
- a CDS encoding CPBP family intramembrane glutamic endopeptidase, with protein sequence MKTHASVLGKIVLSFVMVMVAMTIVSFIFAVVGVASGKNLDELGTSIGESLLVHYLQMILFIASSFAMYAFFERRKGWSFGLKQPHGAAFALHGAVGGIILISLSAVFIWACGGIAWQTAAWDQDMLVPMLKGAVLFVGVAISEEIYSRGYIQGLLRYHYGKTPAIVVSSILFALLHSMNPGVFSTPLPIANLFMAGVIMAVAREVTGGLWWPIGLHLTWNYFQGYIYGFNVSGTVSEYSLLSATDQGPAWISGGIFGIEGSVISVVVLILGTMAVNMLYRNRRKQLDETAVPSLRK encoded by the coding sequence ATGAAGACTCATGCCTCTGTGCTGGGTAAAATTGTACTAAGCTTTGTGATGGTTATGGTGGCGATGACGATCGTTTCATTTATTTTTGCGGTTGTAGGCGTTGCTTCGGGAAAGAACTTGGATGAATTGGGAACCTCGATCGGGGAGAGTCTGCTGGTTCATTACCTGCAAATGATATTGTTTATTGCGAGCTCCTTTGCAATGTACGCGTTCTTTGAACGGAGGAAAGGATGGTCATTTGGGTTAAAGCAGCCGCATGGAGCGGCATTCGCTCTACATGGTGCTGTGGGAGGCATTATTCTGATCTCGCTCTCGGCTGTCTTCATCTGGGCTTGTGGCGGAATCGCTTGGCAGACGGCGGCGTGGGATCAGGATATGCTTGTTCCTATGCTGAAGGGAGCGGTTCTGTTCGTGGGTGTGGCCATATCGGAGGAAATTTACTCACGCGGATATATCCAGGGTCTACTGCGCTATCATTATGGGAAAACGCCTGCCATTGTAGTAAGCTCAATCTTGTTTGCACTATTACATAGCATGAACCCGGGCGTATTCAGTACCCCGTTGCCCATCGCCAATCTGTTCATGGCTGGAGTGATTATGGCGGTCGCGCGCGAGGTTACTGGCGGGTTATGGTGGCCGATCGGCTTGCATTTAACCTGGAATTACTTTCAAGGCTACATATATGGCTTTAATGTCTCGGGAACGGTTTCCGAATACTCTTTGCTGAGTGCCACGGATCAAGGGCCTGCCTGGATATCGGGAGGGATCTTTGGTATCGAGGGTAGTGTAATATCCGTAGTGGTATTAATCCTGGGCACCATGGCCGTAAATATGTTGTATCGGAATAGAAGGAAGCAGCTTGACGAGACAGCCGTACCTTCGCTGCGGAAATAA
- a CDS encoding glutathione peroxidase has protein sequence MNSVYDFQVKMTNGKQKSLQDYKGHPLIIVNTASKCGFAPQFGGLQELYSKYQDQGLVILGFPSDQFNNQEYDNIDETTQFCQINYGVTFPIFAKVDVNGEHEDALFTYLKQQQKGVLSSKIKWNFTKFLVDREGKVVKRYSPTVVPSKIEKDLIPLL, from the coding sequence ATGAATAGCGTATATGATTTCCAGGTTAAAATGACGAATGGGAAGCAGAAGTCGCTTCAAGACTACAAAGGACATCCTTTAATTATCGTGAACACCGCCAGCAAATGCGGATTTGCACCTCAATTTGGCGGGCTTCAGGAGCTATACAGCAAGTATCAGGATCAGGGATTAGTCATCCTGGGATTCCCCAGCGATCAATTCAACAATCAGGAGTATGATAATATAGATGAGACGACGCAGTTCTGCCAGATCAATTACGGCGTAACCTTCCCGATTTTTGCCAAAGTCGATGTCAACGGGGAGCATGAGGACGCCTTATTCACATATTTGAAGCAGCAGCAAAAGGGCGTACTGTCCAGCAAAATCAAATGGAATTTCACCAAATTCCTCGTTGACCGGGAAGGGAAAGTCGTCAAGAGATACAGCCCAACGGTCGTGCCTAGTAAAATCGAAAAAGATCTCATCCCATTGCTATAA
- a CDS encoding MarR family winged helix-turn-helix transcriptional regulator, with protein MEDFLTLKKQLCFAVYETASEFNKLYAGILQPFGLTYPQYLVLLALWEKDGITVKELGEKLDLGTGTLTPMLARMEANGWVQKRRSELDERKVFIYLQPKALEEKSDITLKISEEIRSCQIGLEDYEQLMRQLNDLHRKLKDRSS; from the coding sequence GTGGAAGATTTTTTGACGCTAAAAAAACAGCTCTGCTTTGCCGTCTATGAGACAGCTAGTGAATTTAACAAGCTCTATGCCGGCATACTCCAGCCCTTCGGGTTAACCTACCCTCAGTATTTAGTTCTGCTTGCGCTATGGGAGAAGGATGGGATCACTGTCAAGGAGCTAGGAGAGAAGCTGGATCTGGGAACGGGTACGTTAACCCCTATGCTCGCTCGGATGGAAGCCAACGGCTGGGTGCAAAAAAGACGCTCCGAGTTGGATGAAAGGAAAGTATTTATCTATTTACAGCCTAAGGCATTAGAGGAAAAGTCGGATATTACGCTTAAAATCAGTGAAGAAATACGTTCCTGCCAGATCGGGCTTGAAGATTATGAGCAATTGATGCGGCAGTTGAATGACCTGCACAGAAAATTGAAAGACAGAAGCTCATAA
- a CDS encoding LacI family DNA-binding transcriptional regulator, which produces MKVSKIIDVAKKADVSPATVSRVLNGSNLVNAKTKAKVMQAIRELDYIPNNMGKQLRSRKTMTLAVVVSDIRVSYYAEIIKGIENMANSLHYKVLICDAQNQKAKEFEFLSLLMNRTVDALILVTPNLSDEEIAVYADNGYTIGLIGRKIEHPQMPCSFTDNVKLAREVIVHFVEQGHRKIAFLCGYADAMDSQARLEGYMKALQEAGIPYEDDLVDNGDFSEEGGCEAFKRLRSHRSDFTAVFAANDEMALGVYKACAELGISIPDQLAVAGVDNIRLTNYVRPRISSVEQPLYAMGAVMTEKLIDQMNDNVWADKRSFKVDARLVVKESSKGAE; this is translated from the coding sequence ATGAAGGTTAGTAAAATCATTGACGTGGCGAAGAAAGCCGATGTATCTCCCGCTACGGTATCCCGTGTATTGAACGGGAGTAATCTCGTGAATGCCAAGACCAAGGCAAAAGTAATGCAGGCCATTCGCGAATTGGACTATATTCCCAACAATATGGGCAAGCAGCTGCGTTCCCGTAAAACGATGACTTTGGCTGTCGTCGTTTCCGATATTCGTGTTTCTTATTATGCAGAAATTATCAAGGGCATCGAAAATATGGCTAATTCGCTTCATTATAAGGTACTCATTTGTGATGCACAGAACCAGAAGGCGAAGGAGTTCGAATTTCTCTCTTTATTGATGAACCGGACCGTGGACGCTTTAATTTTGGTGACACCAAATTTATCGGACGAGGAGATTGCTGTTTATGCCGACAACGGGTACACGATTGGCCTGATCGGCCGCAAGATTGAACATCCGCAGATGCCTTGCTCTTTTACGGATAATGTTAAGCTTGCGAGAGAGGTGATAGTTCACTTCGTAGAGCAGGGACATCGGAAAATCGCTTTTCTTTGCGGATATGCTGATGCAATGGACAGTCAGGCACGTTTAGAAGGGTATATGAAAGCGCTCCAAGAGGCGGGAATCCCTTATGAAGACGATTTGGTGGACAACGGGGATTTTTCAGAAGAGGGGGGCTGCGAGGCATTCAAAAGACTGCGAAGCCATCGATCCGACTTTACCGCTGTATTTGCCGCGAACGACGAGATGGCGCTTGGGGTATACAAAGCATGCGCTGAGCTAGGCATATCTATCCCAGATCAATTGGCTGTCGCCGGGGTCGATAATATTAGGCTGACTAATTACGTCAGGCCACGAATCAGCTCGGTGGAGCAGCCGCTTTATGCGATGGGAGCTGTGATGACAGAGAAGCTGATCGATCAGATGAACGATAATGTGTGGGCGGATAAACGGAGCTTCAAAGTAGACGCGAGGCTAGTTGTTAAGGAATCTTCCAAAGGGGCAGAGTAA
- a CDS encoding glycoside hydrolase family 30 beta sandwich domain-containing protein, which yields MLGHYSKFVVPGAYRVESNTYGDMKNVAFKNPDGSKVVVVYNPQFSDQNIKIQWGSQAFTYNIPAKSMMTFKW from the coding sequence CTGCTGGGCCATTACAGTAAATTCGTTGTTCCCGGCGCGTACCGGGTTGAATCCAACACCTATGGAGATATGAAGAATGTGGCGTTCAAGAACCCGGACGGCTCCAAAGTCGTGGTTGTATACAACCCGCAATTCTCCGATCAGAACATCAAAATTCAGTGGGGCAGCCAAGCCTTTACTTATAACATCCCCGCCAAATCGATGATGACCTTCAAATGGTAA
- a CDS encoding aldo/keto reductase has product MNYRQLGDTELRVSELSFGTWAIGGSWGHSDDQEALRGLATAMEHGVNFFDTADVYGSGHAEELLAKATKGKEDEIHIATKFCRAGDIHDLNTYSEASVRAYCEASLKHLQRERIDLYQIHCPPLAVLKDGKVFEVLDKLKAEGKIRHYGVSVETVEEGLFCLSVPGVKALQVIFNIFRQKPAEKLFVEARAAGVGILARLPLASGLLTGKFTKETKFSEDDHRNFNANGEQFNVGETFAGLPFVKGVELVSQLSWIAEGRGDMARASMRWILDHPEVTCVIPGFKNVRQVEDNLGTLQVPAFRPEELERLQAFYRSEVAEHIRGAY; this is encoded by the coding sequence ATGAATTATCGGCAATTGGGAGATACAGAGTTACGAGTCAGCGAGCTGAGCTTTGGGACATGGGCGATCGGCGGGAGCTGGGGTCACTCGGATGACCAGGAAGCGTTGCGTGGTTTGGCGACGGCGATGGAGCATGGCGTCAATTTTTTTGACACAGCGGATGTATACGGGTCGGGTCATGCGGAAGAGCTTCTGGCTAAAGCGACCAAAGGCAAAGAGGACGAGATCCATATTGCCACCAAATTTTGCCGGGCGGGCGACATCCATGACCTCAACACGTATTCCGAGGCATCGGTGCGCGCCTACTGCGAAGCCAGCTTGAAGCATCTGCAGCGCGAGCGGATTGACCTTTATCAAATTCACTGTCCGCCTCTAGCGGTGCTGAAGGATGGCAAGGTGTTTGAGGTGCTGGATAAGCTGAAGGCGGAAGGCAAAATCCGCCACTACGGCGTCTCTGTGGAGACAGTGGAAGAGGGGCTGTTCTGCTTAAGTGTGCCTGGCGTCAAAGCGCTGCAGGTTATCTTCAATATATTCCGCCAGAAGCCAGCGGAGAAATTGTTCGTGGAGGCCAGGGCAGCGGGAGTCGGCATTTTGGCGAGGTTGCCGCTGGCGAGCGGTCTGTTGACGGGCAAATTTACGAAGGAGACGAAATTTAGCGAGGACGATCACCGGAATTTCAACGCGAACGGCGAGCAATTCAACGTAGGTGAGACCTTTGCGGGCCTACCTTTTGTCAAAGGTGTTGAGCTGGTTTCCCAGTTGTCCTGGATTGCCGAGGGCCGCGGGGATATGGCTCGTGCTTCGATGCGTTGGATTCTCGATCATCCGGAAGTGACCTGCGTCATTCCTGGATTTAAGAATGTTCGCCAGGTCGAGGACAACCTCGGTACGCTGCAGGTTCCAGCATTCCGTCCTGAAGAGTTGGAGCGTCTTCAAGCCTTTTATCGGAGCGAGGTAGCGGAGCATATTCGCGGGGCTTATTAA
- a CDS encoding carbohydrate-binding protein, with protein sequence MFSCVKKSIHVLLAFVITLPLMLTMPAVTEVSAASDAVIHLSAEKQTIRGFGGMNHPAWIGDLTAAQRETAFGNGPNQLGFSIVRIYVDDNRNNWNREVATAKKAIEHGALVIASPWNPPSDMVETFNRNGDTKAKRLKYDKYAAYAQHLNDFVSYMRNNGVDLYAISVQNEPDYAHDWTWWTPQEMLRFMKENAGSINARIIAPESFSYLKNISDPILNDPQALANMDILGAHTYGTPFSNFTYPLFKQKGAGKELWMTEVYYPNSDNNSADRWPEALDVAHHIHHNMVDAEFQAYIWWYIRRQYGPMKEDGNISKRGYAMAHYSKFIRPGYVRVDATKNPDTHVFTSAYKGDNKLVIVAVNRGTTAVNQNFVLQNGTAASVSRWITNSSSNLTAGTPLDASSGSFFAHLPAQSITTFVAELSGGSGDSGTTYDAETNTILSNAAVETIHSGYNGAGYVNFNASTDASIEWNNIYCAVTGTKNVKFRYALENGTRNLDVYVNGSKVVSNTAFAATGGWATWGEKTIQVPMNTGTNTLKVVTTGTEGPNIDSIHVSAQ encoded by the coding sequence ATGTTTTCATGTGTAAAAAAATCAATTCATGTTTTATTGGCGTTCGTAATTACGCTGCCACTGATGTTAACCATGCCAGCAGTTACTGAAGTTTCGGCAGCAAGTGATGCTGTCATTCATTTATCGGCAGAAAAACAAACGATTCGCGGTTTTGGAGGCATGAATCACCCGGCATGGATTGGAGATTTGACAGCGGCACAAAGAGAAACCGCTTTCGGTAATGGACCGAATCAATTAGGATTTTCAATAGTAAGGATTTATGTGGACGACAACAGAAATAATTGGAACAGAGAAGTGGCGACTGCAAAAAAAGCGATTGAACACGGCGCACTAGTCATTGCTTCGCCGTGGAATCCTCCAAGTGATATGGTTGAGACCTTCAATCGTAATGGGGATACTAAGGCAAAACGACTTAAATACGATAAGTACGCAGCGTATGCACAGCACCTTAACGATTTCGTTTCATACATGAGAAATAATGGCGTCGATCTATATGCTATTTCTGTCCAAAATGAGCCGGATTACGCGCATGACTGGACGTGGTGGACTCCACAGGAAATGCTTCGTTTTATGAAGGAAAATGCCGGGTCCATCAATGCCCGAATTATCGCACCCGAGTCTTTTTCTTACCTTAAAAACATATCAGACCCGATTTTGAATGATCCACAGGCCCTTGCTAATATGGATATTCTCGGCGCTCACACTTATGGCACTCCGTTCAGCAATTTCACTTATCCTCTTTTCAAGCAAAAAGGAGCGGGAAAAGAGCTTTGGATGACAGAGGTCTATTACCCGAATAGTGACAATAACTCGGCGGACCGCTGGCCGGAGGCATTGGACGTTGCGCATCATATCCACCACAATATGGTTGACGCAGAATTCCAGGCCTATATCTGGTGGTACATTCGCAGGCAATACGGTCCTATGAAAGAGGACGGTAATATCAGCAAGCGCGGATATGCCATGGCTCATTACTCGAAATTCATTCGTCCCGGATATGTAAGGGTTGATGCAACCAAGAACCCTGATACCCACGTATTCACTTCTGCCTACAAAGGCGACAACAAGCTTGTTATTGTTGCAGTGAACAGAGGCACTACAGCAGTAAACCAAAACTTTGTCTTGCAAAATGGGACGGCAGCGAGCGTATCGAGATGGATTACGAACAGCAGCAGTAATCTGACAGCCGGAACACCATTGGATGCATCAAGCGGCTCCTTTTTTGCCCATCTTCCTGCCCAGAGCATCACAACCTTTGTTGCTGAACTCAGCGGCGGCAGCGGTGACAGTGGCACCACATATGATGCGGAAACCAATACAATATTGTCCAACGCAGCCGTAGAGACCATCCATTCAGGGTATAACGGTGCAGGATATGTCAACTTTAATGCATCTACCGATGCGAGCATTGAATGGAATAATATCTACTGTGCTGTTACAGGAACTAAAAACGTGAAGTTCCGGTATGCCCTGGAGAACGGGACAAGAAATCTGGATGTCTACGTTAACGGATCGAAGGTAGTGAGTAATACTGCCTTTGCAGCGACTGGAGGTTGGGCGACCTGGGGCGAGAAAACGATCCAAGTGCCTATGAATACCGGAACCAACACTTTAAAAGTAGTCACTACCGGTACGGAGGGACCGAACATCGATAGCATACATGTCTCGGCCCAATAG